In one window of Pagrus major chromosome 12, Pma_NU_1.0 DNA:
- the pam gene encoding peptidyl-glycine alpha-amidating monooxygenase B isoform X2, which translates to MRVPVFCVVVLSFICHSHSLEIQNPVYGFKRSRENVLSDPSDCMSRTRQQQVFTNSHNFSVDLRMPGVIPSGADTYLCMAFPVPTSQDAYIVDFIPHASMETVHHMLLFGCQTPVSTSRYWDCGSVQGTCEDGSSIMYAWARNAPPTKLPRDVGFKVGRNSGMSYFVLQIHYGDVSAFRDHHRDCSGVALRMTSKPQPFIAGIYLLMSVDTVILPGKRVTNADVACDYTSYPIYPFAFRTHTHHLGKVVSGYRIRDGKWSLIGRQSPQLPQAFYPANKEVNVKYGDTVAARCVFTGEGRNSKTYIGGTSDDEMCNFYIMYYMDSKHAIPYMNCMETGSKELFQHIPAEANVPIAVSPGDMNSMMHMGSSADHQEKSLLDTNKAEQVLDQDYHLEQVSAWPQSSLQLGQVSGLALDTDSNLVIFHRGDHRWGADSFNSKARYQQRSLGPIQQSTILVVDPDKGNILKASGRNMFYLPHGITTDKENNYWVTDVALHQVLKVSSDGTDRTLLALGEAFTPGSDSNHFCQPTDVAVDTETGNIFVSDGYCNARILKFSADGKYLSEWGAGSSDRRRRVPFRIPHSLVFLPDKQEVCVADRENGRIQCFIAETGEFVKEIKKEEFGGEVFAITYSPAGDGLIFAVNGDSPYHSAPLRGFVIDYSTKDILDTFNPEKKEFKMPHDIVETKDGIVFVGDAGSKSVFKFTTEKLHHSVKKGGIEVQELEEMDMFVQTKARPEHKMTKTAAIQEKQSVAQQPQPQAEAEEKKNKSVAKPNRQQGVLPAIITTLLLIPLLLVITIGVFICWRKNNRCEVKSEPSSVGGILGKLRGKAVGSLNLGNFFASHKGYSRQGFDQLSTEGSDQERNDEDSSDSENEEYSAVPPPQPSS; encoded by the exons ATGAGAGTCCCTGTGTTCTGTGTGGTGGTACTGTCATTCATCTGTCACAGCCACAGCCTGGAAATACAAAACCCTGTGTATGGGTTCAAAAG GTCTCGGGAAAATGTCTTGTCTGATCCCAGCGACTGCATGTCCAGGACTAGGCAGCAGCAGGTCTTCACAAACTCTCATAATTTCTCTGTAGATCTCCGGATGCCTGGTGTCATCCCGAGTGGG GCGGACACTTACCTGTGTATGGCATTTCCTGTGCCGACTAGTCAAGATGCATATATTG TGGACTTCATACCTCATGCCAGTATGGAAACAGTCCATCACATGCTGCTGTTTGGATGCCAGACTCCTGTCTCTACCAGCCGCTACTG GGACTGTGGAAGTGTACAAGGCACTTGTGAGGACGGATCTTCCATTATGTACGCCTGGGCTCGGAATGCACCACCTACTAAATTACCCAGAG ATGTTGGTTTTAAAGTTGGAAGAAACTCAGGAATGTCCTACTTTGTGCTGCAGATCCATTATGGAGATGTCAGTGCTTTCAGAG ACCATCATAGAGATTGTTCAGGAGTTGCCTTAAGAATGACATCCAAACC GCAGCCTTTCATTGCTGGCATATACCTGCTCATGTCTGTGGACACAGTTATCCTTCCAGGGAAAAGAG TGACAAATGCAGACGTCGCCTGTGATTACACTTCATATCCCATCTACCCGTTTGCCTTCAGGACCCACACACACCACCTTG GTAAAGTGGTCAGTGGCTACAGGATCCGAGACGGGAAGTGGAGCCTGATTGGGAGACAGTCCCCTCAGCTACCACAG gCTTTCTATCCAGCAAATAAGGAGGTGAATGTGAAGTACGGTGACACCGTTGCAGCCAGATGTGTGTTTACTGGTGAGGGCAGAAACTCCAAAACTTATATTGG tgGTACCTCTGATGATGAAATGTGCAATTTCTACATTATGTACTACATGGACAGCAAACATGCCATCCCATACATGAACTGCATGGAGACTGGCTCCAAAGAGCTTTTTCAGCATATTCCAGCTGAGGCAAATGTTCCCATCGCTGTCAGTCCAGGTGATATGAACTCTATGATGCATATGGGAAGCTCAGCAG ATCATCAAGAGAAGTCCTTGTTGGATACTAACAAAGCAGAGCAGGTTCTGGATCAGG acTACCATCTGGAACAAGTCTCAGCTTGGCCACAGAGTTCTCTGCAGCTGGGTCAGGTCTCAGGACTTGCCCTCGACACAGATTCCAACTTGGTCATTTTCCACAGAGGTGACCACCGCTGGGGGGCAGA CTCTTTTAACAGCAAGGCAAGATACCAGCAGAGGTCCCTAGGTCCTATTCAGCAGTCCACTATTTTGGTTGTAGACCCAGACAAAGGTAACATCCTGAAGGCTTCTGGCAGAAACAT GTTTTACTTGCCTCATGGAATAACTACAGACAAGGAGAATAATTACTGGGTCACTGATGTGGCTCTTCATCAG GTGTTAAAAGTCAGCAGTGACGGCACAGACAGAACCTTGCTGGCTCTGGGAGAAGCTTTCACACCAGGAAGTGACAGTAACCATTTCTGCCAGCCTACTGATGTGGCTGTAGACACTGAGACCGGGAACATCTTTGTATCTGATGGCTACTGCAATGCCAGGATACTAAAATTCTCTGCAGATGGCAAATACCTGTCTGAGTGGGGTGCAG GCTCGTCAGACAGGAGGAGGCGCGTACCATTCCGGATCCCCCACAGCCTTGTGTTCCTTCCCgacaaacaggaagtttgtGTGGCTGACAGGGAGAACGGACGTATCCAGTGCTTCATAGCCGAAACTGGAGAGTTTgtaaaggaaataaagaaagaggagTTTGGAGGGGAAGTGTTTGCCATCACCTACAGCCCTGCTGGAG ATGGCTTGATCTTTGCAGTAAATGGGGATTCTCCATATCACTCAGCTCCACTCAGAGGTTTTGTGATAGATTATTCAACCAAGGATATTTTGGATACTTTCAACCCAGAGAAAAAG GAGTTTAAAATGCCTCACGACATAGTTGAAACCAAGGATGGCATCGTCTTTGTTGGGGATGCAGGCAGTAAATCAGTCTTCAAGTTTACCACTGAGA AGTTACATCACTCCGTCAAGAAAGGTGGAATTGAGGTTCAAGAACTTGAAG AAATGGATATGTTTGTCCAAACTAAGGCGAGGCCGGAACATAAAATGACGAAGACAGCAGCCATCCAAGAGAAGCAAAgtgtggctcagcagcctcaACCACAGGCGGAggcagaagagaagaagaacaagagtGTAGCAAAGCCAAACAGACAGCAGGGTGTACTCCCAGCCATCATCACCACCCTGCTGCTcattcctctgctgctggtcATCACCATAGGAGTCTTTATCTGCTGGAGGAAAAACA
- the pam gene encoding peptidyl-glycine alpha-amidating monooxygenase isoform X1 produces the protein MRVPVFCVVVLSFICHSHSLEIQNPVYGFKRSRENVLSDPSDCMSRTRQQQVFTNSHNFSVDLRMPGVIPSGADTYLCMAFPVPTSQDAYIVDFIPHASMETVHHMLLFGCQTPVSTSRYWDCGSVQGTCEDGSSIMYAWARNAPPTKLPRDVGFKVGRNSGMSYFVLQIHYGDVSAFRDHHRDCSGVALRMTSKPQPFIAGIYLLMSVDTVILPGKRVTNADVACDYTSYPIYPFAFRTHTHHLGKVVSGYRIRDGKWSLIGRQSPQLPQAFYPANKEVNVKYGDTVAARCVFTGEGRNSKTYIGGTSDDEMCNFYIMYYMDSKHAIPYMNCMETGSKELFQHIPAEANVPIAVSPGDMNSMMHMGSSADHQEKSLLDTNKAEQVLDQGDLYSLMSKLLGQSKDIVHIHKYNPSETAQAELVAQMDSLMQKKDLGSLNARLDFQTREHPVLARDRVHKFHQLEATAKPPRSKVLAEGQDYHLEQVSAWPQSSLQLGQVSGLALDTDSNLVIFHRGDHRWGADSFNSKARYQQRSLGPIQQSTILVVDPDKGNILKASGRNMFYLPHGITTDKENNYWVTDVALHQVLKVSSDGTDRTLLALGEAFTPGSDSNHFCQPTDVAVDTETGNIFVSDGYCNARILKFSADGKYLSEWGAGSSDRRRRVPFRIPHSLVFLPDKQEVCVADRENGRIQCFIAETGEFVKEIKKEEFGGEVFAITYSPAGDGLIFAVNGDSPYHSAPLRGFVIDYSTKDILDTFNPEKKEFKMPHDIVETKDGIVFVGDAGSKSVFKFTTEKLHHSVKKGGIEVQELEEMDMFVQTKARPEHKMTKTAAIQEKQSVAQQPQPQAEAEEKKNKSVAKPNRQQGVLPAIITTLLLIPLLLVITIGVFICWRKNNRCEVKSEPSSVGGILGKLRGKAVGSLNLGNFFASHKGYSRQGFDQLSTEGSDQERNDEDSSDSENEEYSAVPPPQPSS, from the exons ATGAGAGTCCCTGTGTTCTGTGTGGTGGTACTGTCATTCATCTGTCACAGCCACAGCCTGGAAATACAAAACCCTGTGTATGGGTTCAAAAG GTCTCGGGAAAATGTCTTGTCTGATCCCAGCGACTGCATGTCCAGGACTAGGCAGCAGCAGGTCTTCACAAACTCTCATAATTTCTCTGTAGATCTCCGGATGCCTGGTGTCATCCCGAGTGGG GCGGACACTTACCTGTGTATGGCATTTCCTGTGCCGACTAGTCAAGATGCATATATTG TGGACTTCATACCTCATGCCAGTATGGAAACAGTCCATCACATGCTGCTGTTTGGATGCCAGACTCCTGTCTCTACCAGCCGCTACTG GGACTGTGGAAGTGTACAAGGCACTTGTGAGGACGGATCTTCCATTATGTACGCCTGGGCTCGGAATGCACCACCTACTAAATTACCCAGAG ATGTTGGTTTTAAAGTTGGAAGAAACTCAGGAATGTCCTACTTTGTGCTGCAGATCCATTATGGAGATGTCAGTGCTTTCAGAG ACCATCATAGAGATTGTTCAGGAGTTGCCTTAAGAATGACATCCAAACC GCAGCCTTTCATTGCTGGCATATACCTGCTCATGTCTGTGGACACAGTTATCCTTCCAGGGAAAAGAG TGACAAATGCAGACGTCGCCTGTGATTACACTTCATATCCCATCTACCCGTTTGCCTTCAGGACCCACACACACCACCTTG GTAAAGTGGTCAGTGGCTACAGGATCCGAGACGGGAAGTGGAGCCTGATTGGGAGACAGTCCCCTCAGCTACCACAG gCTTTCTATCCAGCAAATAAGGAGGTGAATGTGAAGTACGGTGACACCGTTGCAGCCAGATGTGTGTTTACTGGTGAGGGCAGAAACTCCAAAACTTATATTGG tgGTACCTCTGATGATGAAATGTGCAATTTCTACATTATGTACTACATGGACAGCAAACATGCCATCCCATACATGAACTGCATGGAGACTGGCTCCAAAGAGCTTTTTCAGCATATTCCAGCTGAGGCAAATGTTCCCATCGCTGTCAGTCCAGGTGATATGAACTCTATGATGCATATGGGAAGCTCAGCAG ATCATCAAGAGAAGTCCTTGTTGGATACTAACAAAGCAGAGCAGGTTCTGGATCAGG gtgACCTCTATTCTCTTATGTCCAAGCTGCTAGGCCAGAGCAAGGACATAGTTCACATTCATAAGTACAACCCCAGCGAGACAGCCCAGGCTGAGTTGGTGGCTCAGATGGATAGCTTAATGCAAAAGAAAGACTTGGGATCTCTCAATGCCAGACTAGACTTCCAAACCAGGGAGCATCCTGTCTTGGCGAGGGACAGAGTCCACAAATTCCATCAGCTTGAGGCCACGGCCAAGCCGCCAAGAAGCAAGGTGCTAGCTGAAGGACAAG acTACCATCTGGAACAAGTCTCAGCTTGGCCACAGAGTTCTCTGCAGCTGGGTCAGGTCTCAGGACTTGCCCTCGACACAGATTCCAACTTGGTCATTTTCCACAGAGGTGACCACCGCTGGGGGGCAGA CTCTTTTAACAGCAAGGCAAGATACCAGCAGAGGTCCCTAGGTCCTATTCAGCAGTCCACTATTTTGGTTGTAGACCCAGACAAAGGTAACATCCTGAAGGCTTCTGGCAGAAACAT GTTTTACTTGCCTCATGGAATAACTACAGACAAGGAGAATAATTACTGGGTCACTGATGTGGCTCTTCATCAG GTGTTAAAAGTCAGCAGTGACGGCACAGACAGAACCTTGCTGGCTCTGGGAGAAGCTTTCACACCAGGAAGTGACAGTAACCATTTCTGCCAGCCTACTGATGTGGCTGTAGACACTGAGACCGGGAACATCTTTGTATCTGATGGCTACTGCAATGCCAGGATACTAAAATTCTCTGCAGATGGCAAATACCTGTCTGAGTGGGGTGCAG GCTCGTCAGACAGGAGGAGGCGCGTACCATTCCGGATCCCCCACAGCCTTGTGTTCCTTCCCgacaaacaggaagtttgtGTGGCTGACAGGGAGAACGGACGTATCCAGTGCTTCATAGCCGAAACTGGAGAGTTTgtaaaggaaataaagaaagaggagTTTGGAGGGGAAGTGTTTGCCATCACCTACAGCCCTGCTGGAG ATGGCTTGATCTTTGCAGTAAATGGGGATTCTCCATATCACTCAGCTCCACTCAGAGGTTTTGTGATAGATTATTCAACCAAGGATATTTTGGATACTTTCAACCCAGAGAAAAAG GAGTTTAAAATGCCTCACGACATAGTTGAAACCAAGGATGGCATCGTCTTTGTTGGGGATGCAGGCAGTAAATCAGTCTTCAAGTTTACCACTGAGA AGTTACATCACTCCGTCAAGAAAGGTGGAATTGAGGTTCAAGAACTTGAAG AAATGGATATGTTTGTCCAAACTAAGGCGAGGCCGGAACATAAAATGACGAAGACAGCAGCCATCCAAGAGAAGCAAAgtgtggctcagcagcctcaACCACAGGCGGAggcagaagagaagaagaacaagagtGTAGCAAAGCCAAACAGACAGCAGGGTGTACTCCCAGCCATCATCACCACCCTGCTGCTcattcctctgctgctggtcATCACCATAGGAGTCTTTATCTGCTGGAGGAAAAACA